CTACATATTTTTACCGAATATGCCTTTTCTCCTCTGTTTTCAAACCCTTAGACGTTTTGACACTCGGAACTTCCGTTAAAAGAGTCTGCTTCTTAGTTGTTTTCAGGGAACTACCAGTCCCAAACGCAATTTAGCCGGCTACATTTGTGAGGATAACAGCACGGAGGGCCCGGGGAGTAATAAGATTTTGCTTGGGTATTAGAAGTAAAGTAGTACTATAAACCCACGCTCGTGTGCTTTGTCACCGATGACGGTATTTTCGAGGGCGAGTCGGACACAGTGGAGATACACACACAGTCGTGTGCTTTGACGCCCCTCTATATTACTGAGGGGTACAAGGCACAATTTATTTTGTGAATTCATATTTTTTGAGTAAGTCAAGTAATTTGTTTTTGTCTATGGGTTTTACGAGATAATCCGTACATCCCCATTCAAAGGCCTCGTCCTTTTCCTCCTGAAGGTCATATGCAGTGGTCATAATGATTTTAACACTGTTGCTTTCCTCTATGCCGGCCTTTTTCTCAATCTCTCTGATATCCTTAAGGGCCTGCTGACCGTCCATCTCCGGCATCATAATGTCCATACAGATAAGATCATAAGGATGCTCTTCTTT
This sequence is a window from Nitrospirae bacterium YQR-1. Protein-coding genes within it:
- a CDS encoding response regulator, whose amino-acid sequence is MKALVVEDEFRSRTLLQRILSRYGDCDVAINGQEAIEAFVHAWKEEHPYDLICMDIMMPEMDGQQALKDIREIEKKAGIEESNSVKIIMTTAYDLQEEKDEAFEWGCTDYLVKPIDKNKLLDLLKKYEFTK